One bacterium genomic window carries:
- a CDS encoding TetR/AcrR family transcriptional regulator: MRYRTGHKQETRDQIVRTASQRFRKKGAEGVAISDIMHELRLTHGGFYRHFNSKQQLFVEALKKAFEDGEVFLRKATEHAPKGQELRNIIERYLSVEHCLNVSSGCPVAALSAEVGRQPKAVRLAFDRAINLFVSRVARFVPGESVKERERKAGVLFAGMVGALSMARATSDTTMRDELLGSAREMYIRTFCKE; the protein is encoded by the coding sequence ATGAGATATCGCACCGGACACAAGCAAGAGACACGGGATCAGATCGTTCGAACCGCGTCTCAGCGGTTCCGGAAAAAAGGAGCAGAAGGTGTTGCGATCTCGGACATCATGCACGAGCTTCGGCTTACGCATGGTGGATTCTACAGGCACTTCAATAGCAAGCAACAGCTTTTTGTCGAAGCTTTAAAGAAGGCATTTGAAGATGGCGAAGTTTTTCTACGAAAGGCGACAGAGCATGCGCCGAAGGGCCAGGAACTCAGAAATATTATTGAAAGATATCTAAGCGTAGAGCATTGTTTGAATGTCTCAAGCGGATGTCCTGTTGCTGCGCTGTCAGCAGAGGTAGGACGACAACCGAAGGCGGTTCGACTGGCGTTTGACCGGGCCATCAACCTCTTTGTTTCGCGAGTCGCGCGATTTGTCCCGGGTGAGTCTGTAAAGGAGCGTGAGCGAAAAGCCGGTGTTTTGTTTGCCGGTATGGTCGGGGCCCTGAGTATGGCTCGCGCTACGAGTGACACAACCATGCGGGATGAGCTCCTGGGATCGGCGCGCGAAATGTACATCCGGACCTTTTGTAAGGAATAA
- a CDS encoding ABC transporter permease — translation MKGSIMNFVALRMLAGDRAKYFGLVFAIAFCTFLLENQTSIFANILKRTASQILDVTDAEVWVMDPATEYFEQTKALKDTDLTRVRGVEGVQWAVRLFKGNPVARTSTGKFAVSFLIGLDDATLAGAPRKMLMGSWERLREPNSVVIDKAGYVLLFASEPLQLDRILEMNDHRVSIVGISDASAPFVSLPVMHARYSEAISFLGRERTQLSFVIARPSPGISPEDLTKRIAKQTGLRARTTREFMWDCVRYYLRNTGIPVNFGITIAVALIVGAVVAGQTFYLFTVENLKQFGAIKAMGVTNLRLTGMILLQAFSAGSLGFAIGTGMAATFFEITLNKLATRGIVLMWQSVALTGACILFVVIVASLLSIRRVLVLEPSEVFRG, via the coding sequence ATGAAAGGATCGATTATGAATTTTGTAGCGTTGAGAATGTTGGCTGGTGATCGGGCGAAATATTTCGGCCTGGTCTTTGCGATCGCTTTTTGCACTTTCCTGCTGGAAAATCAAACATCGATTTTCGCAAACATCTTAAAACGAACGGCGAGCCAGATTCTGGATGTAACGGATGCCGAGGTGTGGGTAATGGATCCCGCAACGGAATATTTTGAGCAGACAAAAGCGCTCAAGGATACGGATCTCACACGAGTGAGGGGAGTGGAAGGTGTGCAATGGGCGGTCCGTCTTTTCAAAGGAAATCCTGTAGCGCGGACTTCTACCGGCAAGTTTGCAGTCTCGTTTTTGATAGGACTGGATGATGCGACACTTGCGGGCGCGCCTCGCAAAATGTTGATGGGATCCTGGGAGCGGCTGCGTGAGCCGAACTCTGTCGTCATCGACAAAGCCGGTTATGTCCTCCTTTTTGCGAGTGAACCTTTGCAACTGGATCGCATTCTGGAGATGAATGATCACCGCGTCAGCATCGTTGGCATTTCCGACGCTTCCGCCCCTTTTGTGAGTCTTCCTGTTATGCATGCGCGATACAGTGAAGCGATCAGTTTCCTGGGACGTGAGCGGACACAGCTTTCTTTCGTGATCGCCCGGCCTTCACCGGGAATCAGTCCGGAAGACCTTACGAAACGAATTGCAAAGCAGACTGGCCTGCGCGCGCGAACAACCCGGGAATTCATGTGGGACTGCGTTCGCTACTATCTGCGTAACACCGGGATTCCTGTGAACTTCGGAATCACAATTGCCGTTGCGTTGATTGTTGGGGCTGTTGTTGCAGGCCAGACTTTTTACTTATTCACCGTTGAAAATCTGAAACAATTCGGCGCAATCAAAGCGATGGGTGTTACCAACCTTCGTCTCACCGGAATGATTTTGCTTCAAGCGTTCAGCGCCGGATCGCTCGGCTTTGCGATCGGCACCGGAATGGCGGCAACCTTTTTTGAAATCACACTGAACAAGCTCGCGACGCGTGGAATCGTTCTTATGTG